The stretch of DNA AGCTACGTGCGCGCATGCAGGTCGTGATCCTCTCGGACACGTTCTACCAGTTCGCCAAACCCCTGATGCGGCAACTGGGATGGCCCACCCTCTTCTGTCACGATCTCGAAATCGATGGCGCCGGAAAGATCGCGGACTACCACCTGCGTCAACAGGACCCGAAGCGCAAGGCGGTGATGGCCTTCCGGTCGCTGAATTTCAAGACGATCGCGGCGGGCGATTCGTACAACGACACCACGATGCTAGGCGAAGCCGACCGTGGGATCCTCTTTCGGCCCCCGGAGAACGTGATCCGCGAGTTCCCCCAATTCCCCGTCTGCCACGGCTACGACGAACTCGCGGCTGCCTTCGACGAGGCGGCGAAAGCGATCGAGACCTGACGCCCCGCATCGGCGGATCCGCCATGCATGGACCGAGCTAGCCGTTCGCACCTCTCGCATCCCCGGCGCTCCGCACCCGATCCGCCTTGAACATCCGGAGACCTGAGGGCTGATAGGTCAGCACCAGAGCCCGGCGTGCGCGGTCGGAGCGGTTGGGACGAGAACCGTGCACCGTGTGAGGGCTGAAAAAGACCAGCGAGCCCGCAGGAACGCGGATCAGCACTTGATCCCCCTCATCGAAGTGGTCCGGATGGGTAAAGAGAGGCCCGAGGGTTCCATCGCCGGTACGTCCCGGAAGGCAGCCCTTCTTGTGGCTGCCGCGGACGACGCGAAAGCAGCCATTCTCCTCGTCCGCATCATCGAGGGTGATCATCACGTTGGGCAAC from bacterium encodes:
- the thrH gene encoding bifunctional phosphoserine phosphatase/homoserine phosphotransferase ThrH → MIIACLDLEGVLVPEIWIGVAERTGIEELRLTTRDIPDYDELMTRRLSILEKNDLGIADIQEVIAALTPMAGARDFLDELRARMQVVILSDTFYQFAKPLMRQLGWPTLFCHDLEIDGAGKIADYHLRQQDPKRKAVMAFRSLNFKTIAAGDSYNDTTMLGEADRGILFRPPENVIREFPQFPVCHGYDELAAAFDEAAKAIET